DNA sequence from the Cucumis melo cultivar AY chromosome 6, USDA_Cmelo_AY_1.0, whole genome shotgun sequence genome:
TTTAGATTCTTGAGGGTTTTGCGTCTAGATTTCAACAACCTTTTCTCTTTGTCATTACAATATGATTGACGGCAACTTTGAATGACATAGGGGTCGGAACAATCCAGTGCTCATGTGGCTTCTTCACCCCCATTTTTTAGTGGGTCTCCGCCGAGCCGGGCTTCGAACCCATTAATCCAGGATGCCCGATTTGGGGATGAGAAACTCAGTCCTATGCCAGGATTGCCTGCGTATTCCCCATCTGGTCTCTCATCCCCATCTTCGGCATCTTCAGCACACAAAGGAGGAGGGTGTGCGAGGATGAAGTTCGGTCTAAAACCGGCAGCAGTTAGAGTAGAAGGATTTGATTGTCTTAGTAGGGACCGCCAGAATTCTAGGATCCCTGCAGTTGCTTAAAAAAACCTCCATCACTGGAAAAGTGTAAATAGAGAATGGAGCAAAAAAGAGTGCAACCAAACATTTTCAACCACAGGCAAGACTTCTTTTTAACAACCAGAGGAAAACAACATTCAAATAGAGAATGCAAGAGAAATTTGAGATCCCCATCTGTAGTAGTGTAAATATAAGAAAATGTTTTTGCTGGTGATCATccaaatttgatatttttttttcccttcctttttcttttggtttcttGTTGGATAATGGGAAGGGGAGTGGGTTGAGATAGAGAAACAAACAAACCTTGTGTTGTAGAGAAAAAGGTTTGGGAAATGGGAAAGGGATGAGTGAGTGAGTGGTTCATCTTCATTTTGTACTGTTGTATAAAGTTGGGGGTACTGTGTGTGGAGGGAAAAGAGGGAGAGAGGGAgtcttgtattttttttttttttttttttggggggggggggggggggtttgaTGATCACCATGAGTTTAATGTATAGAGTTTTTTGTTATTTGGGTTATGGTTCATCTGCCATGTAAATGTATTCTGGTAATTATTTATCCTACCATCTTGGGTTTATATTTTATGTGATGTCTACTCATCTTCTCCCTCCTAGATTTCcaaatttgtttatatatattttggatATATGCGTTTGGTTTGGGGTTCTATTTTATAGATTGTAATACTATTTGACAAATAGATTATCATTTACTTTTTCTTGTAAACATGTTTTTGTTAGAGGGAGAAATTGATATGTATGAACGTCTAGTATACAGTACAACCATTGTATTGAGAAATAAGCCAGGGACGGCTCCCTGATAATTATTCTCTTTGCACCGACTGTCAATAGATTACAACAACGACCGTCTCCAATACTATGAGAGTTCTTCAATAGACTAGCGTACCTTCAAAATAAAGATGAAGAATAGCGTaccttcaaaataaaaataaaaataaaaaaataaaattcactAACTGAATTCTTTCTTAGATCAATATAAGACGTCACACATACATTAATACGTAACTCATATTTTAATGTATGTGAGAAATTTGTACAAAAAAGACCACCATTATTTTATTGTCAGAGTCCAATTTGAAGCTTTTAACAATAATTGTACTCTACACAATTAAATCCTTTGTTATgcttcaaatatttttaaaaagttctacttttttcattttaaatattcaaCGGTTATATGTTAAAAATGTATGATCATTATTTGttcattatataatatataggaaaatttgaaatttggtcTTTTTGGAGTTAGGTTGAATTTAGTTCTTATAACCAATTtagttcttataatttataatttataagtACATTCTAGTTTATATTGTTCAATAAAAGCTTTCATAAACTGTCTGTGTGGTAGGGACTATTTAAGATAATTTTAACAAACTATAAGCGATATGAagatatatcaaactatttggataagtttctaattttttaagagCTACGTAGAttaatttttaactttgaaccatagaaatcaaatttacaatttaatctaatctataataaattatataataggAACATCTTCAAgaatagtaaaatatttaaactatttacatatttaaaattggagttttttaaaaatagaacaaagctCAAAAATATTTGCAtcatataaaacaattttaaggaagaaaaaagCCTATGGGCCTacaacgtgaaataacaaaaataccttGTAATTAACCGGTCACACGCACGTGAACAGATTGTTTTGTatctagtctaaacgatctcgtagcaagtctaaatgatctcatagcaaatctaaacgatattgtacctttgtacctagtctaaacgatcttgtagcGTGTCTAAACGATCTCGTTCCAAGTCTAAATAATCTTATACCCTTgtagcaagtctaaacgatcttgtaccaagcctaaacgatcttataccctTGTATCTAGGGTAAATGAttctagtctaaacgatcttgtacccgaTCTAAACAAACttatatcaaatctaaacaatcttgtacctagtctaaacgcgactttgtaccaaatctaaacaatctatTAGTAATAGTGGTCTATCTCTGTTTATATAATCTAGGATAGAcaactgatcgtttagattttgtaccAATATCATTTAAATCTTGTACCAAGGAGAAAAAAAGatgagaaatgaagaaagaagaaattttgaaagaggaaatgaagatattggtaaatatttacataaacaatcataatattgtaaattgaagaagaagtaataataaaaagaaatttataatatgaagaggagaataataaattgaaaagaagaagaaaaagaagtgaaaagtCATTTCCATTATTTAAGAGCAAAcctgaaatttatgaaaatatcatggactttttgattttattacacgagctgtaaatattttgatgttttgatatatttattaaaattaagttttattttttgaaaaaattgaattgagTTTATAACCTAACAtactatttttaaatgtttatatttatttaatattattttgtattttaaattttaaattttgaaatgatATTAATGTTATTTTAAGAATTTGCATAACTCTTTAGGTTATGTTTATGGATTACTTGATCCAAACCTTTTCACTATTtccaaaatctaaaaatttcaaatgtagagttttctttgaaaaagaattaaaattttgttaagaACACTTATTCTAAATGCATTACTAGAAAATAATAATCGTATAaacttttttaagaaaaaaattggaCAAAATAAAGATAACagtatttacaaaatttaataaaattttaaattttatcactgatagacactGATAAACTTCGATCAAAGTCTACCGATTACATCGATAGAATCTGATAAAGGTCTATCGATATCTtcaatgtctatcattgataaaatctaaaaagtttaccaaatattttcaaataaaattcataaattaattaatagtaatttatatttaactaagttaTAAGCATTGACATTGACTCCCAATCTTTAATTGTAGTAGAAActttatatatgaaaatatcTAGAAAAATGCTGttattataaaaacaaaattaaactttttataattaattctaaataaattaacatgtatattatttatattatatttactttttactatcttattttttaatttacttaTAGAAATATAGAAATATGGATGGTAATACACGGATGGAATTTATAAAAACTATGTGTTGAAGCTAATAGTCAGGAAAACTTCAATTTGATGCTGTGCTGTGCTGTGCCAATACCTTAGTCACAACATCACCGAACCTCTTCTCTAGTTGAGTCAACATAGTAACACGATCAGCTAGGACAACTTGTTCAGCACAAATTGATTATGTGCCCCTGCTCCTCTACCTCCCTAACC
Encoded proteins:
- the LOC103500158 gene encoding uncharacterized protein LOC103500158, whose translation is MNHFIVQQNTFISCEETRGFASISDLKDPVVCPKPRRLAILANNHIKQPLRWHQTEVCDSKAGADLLDIILKKGSEQSSAHVASSPPFFSGSPPSRASNPLIQDARFGDEKLSPMPGLPAYSPSGLSSPSSASSAHKGGGCARMKFGLKPAAVRVEGFDCLSRDRQNSRIPAVA